One Aphidius gifuensis isolate YNYX2018 linkage group LG5, ASM1490517v1, whole genome shotgun sequence genomic region harbors:
- the LOC122858216 gene encoding muscle calcium channel subunit alpha-1 isoform X6 — protein sequence MSTGDGTKLSGPGIGNGARASFNNPTVGVNNNVAPQNNDGQSVMVKTPQVQTQTQAQTTTTTNAAAAAAAAAAKRPARRAKPPPDRPVRALFCLPLKNPVRKLCIDVVEWKPFEWLILMTIFANCVALAVYTPYPCGDSNQTNMILEKIEYIFLVIFTVECVMKIIAYGFVAHQGAYLRNGWNMLDFTIVVIGMISTILQLFMQEGFDVKALRAFRVLRPLRLVSGVPSLQVVLNSILRAMVPLLHIALLVLFVIIIYAIIGLELFSGKMHKTCRNNKTGETMEDPHPCGDSGFQCSSIGPEYTCSRQYWEGPNWGITNFDNFGLAMLTVFQCVTLEGWTDVLYDIEDAMGSTWQWIYFVSMVILGAFFVMNLILGVLSGEFSKEREKAKARGDFHKLREKQQIEDDLRGYLDWITQAEDIEPEADNGKQQTQDGKQKQQNEMESTDRLEGDDDNNQQESVWKRKRRDLDRINRRMRRSCRKAVKSQGFYWLIIGLVFLNTSVLATEHYRQPDWLDLFQEYTNMFFIALFTMEMILKMYSLGFQGYFVSLFNRFDCFVVVGSITEMVLTNTELMPPLGVSVLRCVRLLRVFKVTKYWRSLSNLVASLLNSIQSIASLLLLLFLFIVIFALLGMQVFGGKFNFDDLQDKTRSNFDSFWQSLLTVFQILTGEDWNAVMYVGIRAYGGVATHGILACIYFIILFICGNYILLNVFLAIAVDNLADAESLTAIEKEAEEQEAEQNRSHSGTPENDEELSGECDRDDRDEGDITSGEEEEEEEEEEEDPGTDIEQYRNENLNEEGSGKDGIKDGHKVRINIEPYEHGYDNYNGDDNDDEDYDDPLDGEVSARPRRMSEYNTANAKQPIPEGTSLFLFSQNNRFRVFCHWFCNHSNFSNFILVCIMVSSGMLAAEDPLDALSERNQVLNRFDYFFTAVFTIEISLKVIAYGFVLHNGAFCRSAFSLLDLVVVCVSLISMAWRSSAISFIKILRVLRVLRPLRAINRAKGLKHVVQCVIVAVKTIGNIVLVTSLLQFVFAVIGVQLFKGKFFACNDESKMTETECHGTYLVYEEGNINRPVVKERVWKRNRFHFDDVAKAMLTLFTVSTFEGWPSLLYTSIDSNHENFGPIYNFRPIIAAYYIIYIIIIAFFMVNIFVGFVIVTFQNEGEQEYKNCELDKNQRNCIEFALKAKPVRRYIPKHRIQYKVWWFVTSQPFEYTIFTLIIINTITLAMKFYNQPDPYTHALDVLNMIFTAVFALEFVFKLAAFRFKNYFGDAWNVFDFIIVLGSFIDIVYSEVNARLHVKAGGSLPNVKSPGSNIISINFFRLFRVMRLVKLLSRGEGIRTLLWTFIKSFQALPYVALLIVMLFFIYAVIGMQVFGKIALDNETDINRNNNFQTFPQAVLILFRSATGESWQNIMLDCSYRPNEVKCDPKSDERTAPSCGNDIAFPYFISFYVLCSFLIINLFVAVIMDNFDYLTRDWSILGPHHLDEFIRLWSEYDPDAKGRIKHLDVVTLLRKISPPLGFGKLCPHRVACKRLVSMNMPLNSDGTVLFNATLFAVVRTSLRIKTEGNIDDANSQLRAIIKKIWKRTNSKLLDQVVPPPGVDDEVTVGKFYATFLIQDYFRRFKKRKELELKEGDKDCHNTVTLQAGLRTLHEAGPELKRAISGNLEELLDDNPEPMHRRNHSLFGSVWSSMRRGHHRAKSLKALTQNNAPKISPTNSIDFLPYASVQKSAGVDGNQVTARSHQVVPNVTGVSGSALDRTPIEENIPMRPLAMFVNNSTMQPSNFQNPYKVLDGPDSVNYLHPGNEYVTWTGDSNGIYGSERLTHSLPGSPADRKPTFEVIGSAESLVGRVLVEQGLGKYCDPDFVRNTSREMQEALDMTREEMDRAAHLLLQERQPLTFQLQQNIDQQWNQGPREVIYEQLREQLPSLDNSQGVQQPRKVFRDQQPLS from the exons ATGAGCACGGGTGATGGCACAAAATTGTCGGGTCCCGGCATTGGAAACGGGGCCCGTGCTAGTTTTAATAATCCAACAGTTGGTGTTAATAACAATGTGGCACCACAAAATAATGACGGTCAAAGTGTTATGGTTAAAACACCACAAGTACAAACGCAAACACAAgcacaaacaacaacaacaacaaatgcaGCAgctgcagcagcagcagcagcagctaAAAGACCAGCAAGAAGAGCTAAACCACCACCAGATAGACCAGTTAGAGCATTATTTTGTTTACCACTTAAAAATCCAGTTAGAAAATTATGTATTGATGTTGTTGAATGGAAACCATTTGAATGGCTTATACTTATGACAATATTTGCAAATTGTGTTGCATTGGCAGTATATACACCATATCCATGTGGTGATTCAAATCAAACAAATatgatattagaaaaaattgaatatatatttcttgttATATTTACTGTCGAATgtgttatgaaaataatagcaTATGGTTTTGTTGCACATCAAGGTGCATATTTACGTAATGGTTGGAATATGCTTGATTTtacaattgttgttattggtaTGATTAGTacaatattacaattatttatgcaAGAAGGTTTTGATGTTAAAGCATTACGTGCATTTAGAGTATTACGTCCATTACGTTTAGTATCTGGTGTACCAAGTTTACAAGTTGTacttaattcaattttacgtGCCATGGTGCCTCTATTACATATTgcattattagtattatttgttataataatatatgcaaTAATTGgtcttgaattattttctgGTAAAATGCATAAAACatgtagaaataataaaactggtgAAACAATGGAAGATCCACATCCATGTGGTGATAGTGGTTTTCAATGTAGTTCAATTGGTCCAGAGTATACATGTAGTCGTCAATATTGGGAAGGACCAAATTGGGGTATAactaattttgataattttggaTTAGCAATGTTAACGGTATTTCAATGTGTTACACTTGAAGGTTGGACAGATGTATTATATGATATTGAAGATGCAATGGGTAGTACATGGCAATGGatatattttgtatcaatGGTTATACTTGGTGcattttttgttatgaatttaattcttGGTGTTTTATctggtgaattttcaaaagaaagagaaaaagcTAAAGCAAGAGgtgattttcataaattacgtgaaaaacaacaaattgaaGATGATTTACGTGGTTATTTAGATTGGATAACACAAGCTGAAGATATTGAACCAGAAGCTGATAATGGTAAACAACAAACACAAGATggtaaacaaaaacaacaaaatgaaatggAAAGTACTGATAGACTTGaaggtgatgatgataataatcaacaagaaTCAGTATGGAAAAGAAAACGTCGTGATCTTGATAGAATTAATAGAAGAATGAGAAGATCATGTAGAAAAGCTGTTAAATCACAAGGTTTTTATTGGCTTATTATTGgtcttgtatttttaaatacaagtgTACTTGCTACTGAACATTATCGTCAACCAGATTGGCttgatttatttcaagaaTATACAAATATGTTTTTCATTGCATTATTTACCATggaaatgatattaaaaatgtatagtTTAGGATTTCAAGGATAttttgtatcattatttaatcgttttgattgttttgttgttgttggatcAATTACTGAAATGGTTTTAACAAATACTGAATTAATGCCACCATTGGGTGTATCTGTACTTCGTTGTGTTCGTTTACTACGAGTATTTAAAGTAACAAA ATATTGGCGATCATTATCAAATCTTGTGGCATCACTTTTAAATTCTATACAATCAATTGCATCTCTGcttcttcttttatttctttttattgttatttttgctCTTTTAGGAATGcag GTATTTGgaggaaaatttaattttgatgatttacaaGATAAAACAAGAAGTAATTTTGATAGTTTTTGGCAAAGTTTATTAACagtatttcaaatattaactGGTGAAGATTGGAATGCAGTTATGTATGTTGGAATACGTGCATATGGTGGTGTTGCAACTCATGGAATACTtgcttgtatttattttataatattatttatttgtggtaattatatattactaaATGTCTTTTTGGCTATTGCTGTTGATAATTTGGCTGATGCAGAATCATTAACTGCCATTGAAAAAGAAGCTGAAGAACAAGAAGCTGAACAAAATAGATCACACAGTGGTACACCAGAAAATGATGAAGAGCTAAGTGGTGAATGTGATAGAGATGATAGAGATGAAGGTGATATAACAAGTGgcgaagaagaagaagaagaagaagaggaaGAAGAAGATCCAGGAACTGATATTGAACAGTAcagaaatgaaaatttaaatgaagaaGGATCTGGTAAAGATGGAATTAAAGATGGTCATAAAGttagaataaatattgaacCATATGAGCATggttatgataattataatggtgatgataatgatgatgaagattatGATGATCCATTAGATGGTGAAGTATCAGCAAGACCACGTAGAATGTCAGAATATAATACAGCAAATGCTAAACAACCAATACCAGAAGGAACATCATTGTTTCTattttcacaaaataataGATTTCGTGTATTTTGTCATTGGTTTTGTAATCAcagtaatttttcaaattttattcttgTATGTATCATGGTATCATCTGGTATGCTTGCTGCTGAGGATCCACTTGATGCACTATCTGAAAGAAATCAA GTTTTAAATCgtttcgattatttttttactgctGTATTTaccattgaaatatcattgaAAGTTATTGCATATGGTTTTGTACTTCATAATGGTGCATTTTGTCGATCAGCATTTAGTTTATTGgatcttgttgttgtttgtgTTTCATTAATTTCCATGGCTTGGAg gtcAAGTGCCATATCTTTCATAAAAATTCTTCGAGTTCTACGTGTGTTGAGGCCTCTACGTGCAATCAATCGAGCCAAGGGTCtcaag CACGTAGTTCAGTGCGTCATCGTAGCGGTTAAGACGATCGGAAACATAGTCCTTGTCACCAGTCTTTTGCAGTTCGTCTTCGCCGTTATTGGCGTTCAACTTTTTAAG GGAAAATTTTTTGCGTGCAATGATGAATCCAAGATGACAGAAACAGAATGCCA TGGTACATATTTGGTTTATGAAGAAGGAAATATTAATAGACCAGTTGTCAAAGAAAGAGTATGGAAAAGAAATAGATTTCACTTTGATGATGTTGCCAAAGCTATGCTCACTCTTTTTACTGTTTCGACTTTCGAAGGTTGGCCCAg cctTTTGTATACCTCAATTGACTCAAACCATGAAAATTTCGGTCCAATTTACAATTTTCGTCCGATAATTGCAGcttattacataatttatataattattattgcatttttcatggtaaatatatttgtggGTTTCGTTATTGTGACATTTCAAAATGAAGGTGAACAAGAATACAAAAATTGTGAGCTTGATAAAAACCAG CGTAACTGCATTGAATTTGCACTGAAAGCAAAGCCTGTTCGACGGTACATACCAAAACATAGGATTCAATATAAAGTTTGGTGGTTCGTCACTTCTCAACCATTTGAGTATACAATATTCACTCTCATCATCATAAACACAATAACACTGGccatgaaattttataatcaaccTGATCCATACACTCATGCTCTTGATGTACTTAATATGATCTTCACTGCAGTATTTGCACTTGAATTTGTCTTCAAACTTGCTGCTTTTCGTTTTAAA AATTATTTTGGAGATGCCTGGAATGTCTTTGACTTTATAATAGTTTTGGGAAGTTTCATCGATATTGTATACTCAGAAGTTAAC gCACGACTGCATGTCAAGGCGGGAGGTTCACTTCCCAACGTTAAAAGT cctggttcaaatataatatcaataaatttttttcgactATTTCGTGTAATGCGTCTTGTTAAATTACTGAGTCGTGGTGAAGGAATTAGAACATTATTATGGACTTTTATTAAGTCATTTCAAGCATTGCCATATGTTGCATTACTTATTGTCAtgctgttttttatatatgcagTTATTGGAATGCaagtttttggaaaaattgcACTTGATAATGAAACGGATatcaatagaaataataattttcaaacgTTTCCTCAAGctgtattgatattatttagatCAGCAACAg gTGAATCATGGCAAAATATTATGTTGGATTGTTCATATCGTCCAAATGAAGTCAAGTGTGATCCAAAATCAGATGAACGAACAGCACCAAGTTGTGGAAATGACATTGCATTTCCATATTTTATATCTTTCTATGTTCTCTGTTCATTTTTG attataaatttatttgttgctgTTATAATGgataattttgattatctTACACGTGATTGGTCAATACTTGGACCTCATCatcttgatgaatttataagaTTATGGTCAGAATATGATCCTGATGCTAAAGGACGCATTAAACATTTAGATGTTGTAACATTATTACGTAAAATATCACCACCACTTGGTTTTGGTAAACTTTGTCCACATCGTGTTGCTTGTAAAAGACTTGTATCAATGAATATGCCATTAAATAGTGATGGAACTGTATTATTTAATGCAACATTATTTGCTGTTGTTAGAACATCATTGAGAATTAAAACAGAAGGAAATATTGATGATGCTAATTCACAATTACGtgctattattaaaaaaatatggaaacgTACTAATTCAAAATTACTTGATCAAGTTGTACCACCACctggtgttgatgatgaagTTACAGTTGGTAAATTTTATGCAACTTTTCTTATACAAGATTATTTTAGACGTTTTAAAAAACGTAAAGAATTGGAATTAAAAGAAGGTGACAAAGATTGTCACAATACAGTTACATTACAAGCTGGATTGAGAACATTGCATGAAGCTGGTCCAGAATTAAAACGTGCAATATCTGGAAATCTTGAAGAATTACTTGATGATAATCCTGAGCCAATGCATCGA cgTAATCATTCATTATTTGGAAGTGTTTGGTCAAGCATGAGAAGAGGTCATCATCGAGCAAAGTCATTAAAAGCACTTACTCAAAATAATGCTCCAAAAATATCACCAacaaattcaattgatttcCTGCCATATGCATCTGTTCAAAAATCAGCTGGAGTTGATGGTAATCAAGTTACTGCTAGATCTCATCAAGTTGTACCAAATGTAACAGG AGTTTCAGGCAGTGCACTAGACCGAACACCCATTGAAGAAAATATACCAATGAGACCACTTGCAATGTTTGTCAATAACTCAACCATGCAGCCATCAAATTTCCAAAATCCTTACAAAGTTTTAGA TGGCCCAGATAGCGTCAATTATCTACATCCGGGTAACGAGTACG TTACATGGACCGGTGATAGTAATGGAATTTATGGCTCGGAAAGATTAACTCACAGTTTACCAGGTAGTCCTGCTGATAGAAAGCCAACTTTTGAAGTTATTGGAAGTGCCGAGAGTCTAGTTGGTCGA gtTTTAGTTGAACAAGGACTTGGAAAATATTGTGATCCTGATTTTGTTAGAAACACATCACGTGAAATGCAAGAAGCACTTGATATGACACGTGAAGAAATGGATAGAGCTGCACATTTATTACTACAAGAACGTCAACCATTGACATTTCAATTGCAACAAAATATTGATCAACAATGGAATCAAGGACCAAGAGAAGTTATTTATGAACAATTACGTGAACAACTACCATCGTTAGATAATTCACAAGGTGTTCAACAACCACGAAAAGTATTCCGTGATCAACAACCATTATCttag